In Caldisphaera lagunensis DSM 15908, a single genomic region encodes these proteins:
- a CDS encoding ABC transporter substrate-binding protein, translated as MNKTLNRSVSGTTIAIIIVVIVIIIVGAVVGGYYATRKPTTTSTVSAPPYILIGTLYASTGSFATSSMSQYEGLQTWAKWVNESGGIYVKEYGKKIPVKIVAYDDLSSTSTAQSDYQQLLNVNHVNILVADFGSVLTAPAVSLTNASHILLWDVTGSSYAFFVNNPYIIDTSIPVSGAWVSVIAEFLHSLNISKVAVLYASNDFNAYQDYLLGTYFKQYGITPILNESYPTSTSDFSSYIATLESLKPQAVIEFGYPTDDIPFLNQLASSKASFPLIYTNYPGLQLPNLVSGVGGNMNGTFTGAFPPIVEYKVNYGPNLTQFASLFESTYPGVPINYNVLAGFNAGLIIQAAIQDAGTFTNQTALKQAVLNDISGKIVTLTGPFEITQNGEQLGETPAIAQIWIYPNMTTKLTIVWPSNLANGTAVYPEPPLP; from the coding sequence TTGAATAAAACCCTGAATAGATCGGTCTCGGGCACAACTATTGCAATAATAATCGTAGTTATCGTAATAATAATCGTAGGGGCAGTTGTTGGAGGATATTATGCAACTAGAAAACCAACTACTACATCTACTGTTTCAGCACCACCATATATTTTAATTGGTACATTGTATGCATCAACTGGTAGCTTTGCTACTTCATCTATGTCACAATATGAAGGTTTACAAACATGGGCTAAGTGGGTTAATGAAAGCGGAGGTATTTATGTAAAAGAATATGGTAAAAAGATTCCTGTTAAAATTGTAGCATATGATGATTTAAGTTCAACATCAACCGCGCAAAGTGATTACCAACAATTGTTAAATGTTAACCATGTTAACATATTGGTTGCTGATTTTGGTTCAGTATTAACAGCTCCAGCAGTATCATTAACTAATGCAAGCCATATTTTATTATGGGACGTTACAGGAAGTTCTTATGCATTTTTTGTTAATAATCCCTACATTATAGATACCTCAATACCAGTTTCTGGTGCATGGGTTTCTGTAATAGCAGAATTTTTGCACAGCCTGAATATATCAAAAGTAGCTGTATTATATGCTTCAAATGATTTTAACGCATATCAAGATTATTTATTAGGTACATATTTTAAGCAATATGGAATAACACCTATATTAAATGAAAGCTATCCAACGTCTACATCAGATTTCTCATCCTATATTGCTACCCTAGAATCCCTTAAGCCACAGGCAGTTATAGAATTCGGTTATCCAACAGATGATATACCATTTTTGAACCAGCTAGCATCATCAAAAGCAAGCTTTCCATTAATATATACAAACTATCCAGGACTTCAGCTACCAAATTTGGTTTCTGGGGTTGGAGGTAATATGAATGGAACATTTACAGGTGCTTTTCCGCCAATAGTTGAATATAAGGTTAATTATGGACCTAATCTAACGCAATTTGCGAGTCTCTTTGAATCAACTTACCCCGGGGTTCCAATAAATTATAACGTATTAGCTGGATTCAATGCAGGATTAATTATACAAGCTGCAATACAAGATGCTGGCACTTTTACTAATCAGACTGCATTAAAACAGGCAGTCCTAAATGATATAAGTGGTAAGATAGTAACGTTAACGGGTCCCTTTGAAATAACCCAAAATGGGGAACAATTGGGTGAAACACCTGCTATAGCCCAGATTTGGATATATCCAAATATGACAACAAAACTAACTATAGTCTGGCCATCAAATTTAGCAAATGGAACTGCTGTTTATCCAGAACCACCTTTACCTTAA
- a CDS encoding branched-chain amino acid ABC transporter permease encodes MKFEKNYISAILISIIMVVLAFGGPEIYSNKAFFFNLIIITTVALGLNLIYGLTGYLPFGYMLFFGTGAYGVYIGMRIGLVPWEAFAFGFVLNLIIALILLPLFRLKSHYFAIATLAGFEGMYYLIQSPDLSKYTNGALGASLVNIYNPNLTYIISVIFLVFVILLTTFIKSSRFGLSLRAIKDSVISAYLDGVNVPVTRGIAWIISALIASVAGALYGWYSSFFYPETVFALTLGVYIIAFVLFGGLGTILGPIIGTVILYSIYQYFSISYTYYVQLFFGILLIFLILFLPGGLAQVVKKYIKKNIP; translated from the coding sequence GTGAAGTTTGAAAAAAATTATATTTCAGCTATATTAATATCAATAATAATGGTTGTATTGGCCTTTGGAGGCCCTGAAATATATTCAAACAAAGCGTTCTTCTTTAATCTAATAATAATAACTACTGTTGCATTAGGCTTAAATTTGATATATGGGCTTACAGGGTATTTACCTTTTGGTTATATGTTATTTTTTGGTACAGGGGCATATGGAGTTTATATTGGTATGAGAATTGGTTTAGTTCCATGGGAAGCTTTTGCGTTTGGTTTTGTCTTAAATTTAATAATTGCATTAATCTTGTTGCCATTATTTAGATTAAAATCTCATTACTTTGCTATAGCTACACTTGCTGGATTTGAAGGCATGTATTATTTAATCCAATCTCCAGATCTATCTAAATATACTAATGGAGCGTTAGGCGCCTCCTTGGTTAATATATACAATCCTAATCTTACTTACATAATATCAGTAATATTTCTGGTTTTTGTTATTTTATTAACAACATTTATTAAGTCAAGTAGGTTTGGTCTTTCTCTAAGGGCAATTAAAGATAGCGTTATATCAGCGTACCTAGATGGCGTTAACGTTCCTGTTACTAGGGGGATTGCATGGATAATAAGTGCATTAATAGCTAGTGTTGCTGGTGCATTATATGGCTGGTACTCTTCATTTTTCTATCCAGAAACTGTTTTTGCATTAACCCTTGGGGTATATATAATTGCATTTGTACTCTTTGGTGGTTTAGGAACAATATTAGGCCCTATAATAGGGACAGTAATTTTATATAGCATATATCAATATTTCAGCATATCTTATACATATTATGTTCAATTATTCTTTGGAATATTATTAATATTTTTGATACTGTTCTTACCAGGTGGATTAGCCCAAGTTGTCAAAAAATACATTAAAAAGAATATACCATAA
- a CDS encoding NAD(P)/FAD-dependent oxidoreductase, producing the protein MKIAVIGAGFAGLIISNYMLKANIDVDLYEEHSKTGIPEHCTGIVSSLTSKLIGNVSKKNILKEFKGVNIKSYGNSAKLYTKEPIIKLDRVKLENDLLNNFIDKGGKVFLKSRIYNLDDINEKNYDAIIISDGVNGFLHKKYGLGFSGRLIYGINQEFCLDDYKSNFDVVFDNITSHNFFSWYVPLGNKVIVGTGAEDPKRLVIAQQNAIKYFNIKSKPCNTYGGLIISGINKVEFRKNKLIAMGDNIGLTKPLTGGGLFPNSLTAYLAYSLINKGFNILDSLEFSISYVLRILKKTNNLSIYLHKNPEIVRELIEISKRTDILKNLNGEIDYDLHNDIISKTFKNKDSYKFLLYFMANNPKAFFTLGNNLLKDFLT; encoded by the coding sequence TTGAAGATTGCAGTAATTGGAGCAGGATTTGCAGGATTAATAATTTCTAATTACATGCTTAAGGCAAATATAGATGTAGATCTATATGAAGAACATAGCAAAACAGGAATACCTGAGCATTGCACTGGAATTGTTTCAAGTCTAACATCAAAATTAATTGGTAATGTATCAAAGAAAAACATCTTAAAAGAATTTAAAGGTGTAAATATAAAAAGTTATGGCAATTCTGCTAAATTATACACAAAGGAACCTATAATTAAACTAGATAGAGTAAAGCTTGAAAATGATTTATTAAATAATTTTATTGATAAAGGAGGAAAGGTCTTTTTGAAATCAAGAATTTATAATTTAGATGATATCAATGAAAAAAATTATGATGCCATAATTATTTCTGATGGAGTTAATGGCTTCCTTCATAAAAAATATGGTCTTGGGTTTTCTGGTAGGTTAATATATGGTATTAACCAAGAATTTTGTTTAGATGATTATAAAAGCAATTTTGATGTTGTATTTGATAACATAACATCCCATAATTTCTTTTCATGGTATGTACCTTTAGGGAATAAGGTAATTGTTGGTACTGGTGCTGAAGATCCCAAGAGACTTGTTATTGCTCAACAAAATGCTATAAAGTATTTTAATATCAAATCTAAACCATGTAATACTTATGGTGGATTAATTATATCAGGCATTAATAAGGTAGAGTTCAGAAAAAATAAATTGATTGCAATGGGGGATAACATAGGCTTAACAAAACCTTTAACTGGAGGAGGGCTATTTCCAAATTCATTAACTGCATATCTTGCATACTCATTAATAAATAAAGGATTTAATATACTTGATTCTCTAGAATTTTCTATAAGCTACGTTTTAAGGATTCTTAAGAAAACAAACAATTTATCCATATATCTTCATAAAAATCCTGAAATTGTTAGAGAGCTCATAGAAATCTCTAAAAGAACTGATATCTTAAAAAATTTAAATGGAGAGATAGATTATGATTTACACAATGATATTATATCGAAAACTTTTAAAAATAAGGATTCATATAAATTCCTTCTATATTTTATGGCAAACAATCCAAAAGCATTTTTTACATTAGGGAACAACTTATTAAAAGACTTCTTAACTTAG
- a CDS encoding branched-chain amino acid ABC transporter permease, whose translation MPSLLPYTIAIGLLLGIYYAFMALGLNLVFGVVRMINLSHGDIVMLGSYMAYYFLIYYSIKVGLSFVIAFPIFFLLGILIYFAFVPKLESSNDPEMNSFTAFFGLSLAIEAISFLIFGNYYHALPNSALLGGSFTLFGFRTPKIYLAISALSVIILAITYLYLNKTMLGKATKALMQNKEQAISFGINPRWVTLITFAYGFGVAGMAGAIGPYILGTIYPSMGDFITILAFTIVIIGALGNPLSTIIGGLVFGVFYELLQVYISGLSLAITFFALLAIVVIRPGGILGGVQREV comes from the coding sequence GTGCCAAGTCTATTGCCATATACAATAGCTATAGGCTTATTGTTAGGAATTTATTATGCATTTATGGCATTGGGACTAAATTTAGTCTTTGGAGTAGTAAGAATGATAAACTTGTCTCATGGAGATATTGTAATGTTAGGTTCATACATGGCATATTATTTTTTAATTTACTATAGCATAAAGGTAGGGTTAAGCTTTGTAATAGCTTTTCCAATATTTTTCTTGTTAGGAATATTAATTTACTTTGCTTTTGTACCAAAATTAGAATCAAGCAATGATCCAGAAATGAATTCCTTTACTGCATTCTTTGGACTTTCTTTGGCAATTGAAGCTATATCCTTTTTAATATTTGGAAATTATTATCATGCTTTACCAAATAGTGCCTTATTAGGAGGATCCTTTACATTATTTGGATTTAGAACCCCTAAAATCTATCTTGCCATATCAGCATTATCTGTTATAATACTAGCTATAACATATTTATACTTAAATAAAACAATGCTAGGTAAGGCAACAAAAGCCCTTATGCAAAATAAAGAGCAAGCAATAAGCTTTGGAATTAATCCAAGATGGGTCACTCTAATTACTTTTGCCTATGGATTTGGAGTAGCTGGAATGGCTGGGGCTATTGGACCTTATATATTAGGTACCATTTATCCGAGCATGGGTGATTTTATTACTATATTAGCATTTACAATAGTTATAATAGGAGCGCTAGGTAACCCATTAAGCACAATAATTGGTGGCTTAGTTTTTGGCGTATTCTACGAGCTTTTACAAGTCTATATCTCTGGACTTAGTCTTGCTATAACATTTTTTGCATTACTTGCAATCGTTGTTATCAGACCTGGAGGGATTTTAGGAGGTGTACAACGTGAAGTTTGA
- a CDS encoding DHH family phosphoesterase, with protein sequence MQLENKQLMRLISNSNPLIIHHWDADGVISATTLASYIGQGIDFESPPFRYSLDKNYLELLSLRSENHDVVIIVDLNLPSKALMEISVSTNKPVISIDHHTTNDIPKSLSIVYYNPAKNGDPEGLWPSAAHVIALLTGTYDPLLISTSIIGDLDNEAKNNRIFKKYMDEIGLDPENDFNIPKECAMQVWGAEALGKIDIIKNLPTVLAYGGIDPCAALMRDPVLTMLKNEAEEELSNLISKADAQLEKVFDYFYAVLINGNGRLISKISRTLASKYPDKLIMIGYLAKSTNDASIYIRTKRNDINFSAISEKIKKLGYQVGGKNQANNNVIGVEIKPESLNEAYNNIVEVIKKELS encoded by the coding sequence ATGCAGCTTGAAAATAAACAATTAATGAGACTTATATCAAATAGTAATCCATTAATAATTCATCATTGGGACGCTGATGGGGTAATTTCAGCAACTACTTTAGCAAGCTACATAGGTCAAGGAATAGATTTTGAGTCTCCTCCTTTTAGGTATAGCCTAGATAAAAATTATCTCGAATTACTATCTTTAAGATCAGAAAATCATGATGTAGTCATTATAGTTGATCTTAATTTGCCATCAAAGGCATTAATGGAAATTAGTGTATCAACAAATAAACCAGTTATTTCTATAGATCATCATACTACTAATGATATTCCAAAATCTTTATCTATAGTTTACTATAATCCAGCTAAGAACGGTGATCCTGAAGGATTATGGCCAAGCGCTGCACATGTAATTGCTCTTTTAACTGGAACATATGATCCGCTACTTATTTCAACTAGTATAATAGGGGATCTTGATAATGAGGCAAAAAACAATAGGATTTTTAAAAAGTACATGGATGAAATAGGATTGGATCCTGAAAATGATTTTAATATACCTAAAGAATGTGCAATGCAAGTTTGGGGAGCAGAAGCATTAGGAAAAATAGATATCATAAAAAATTTGCCTACAGTATTAGCATATGGAGGCATAGATCCTTGCGCAGCATTAATGAGAGATCCCGTATTAACAATGCTAAAAAATGAGGCAGAAGAAGAACTAAGTAATTTAATTAGCAAAGCCGATGCACAATTAGAAAAGGTATTTGATTATTTTTATGCTGTTTTGATTAATGGTAATGGAAGATTAATTAGCAAAATCTCACGAACTCTTGCTTCTAAATATCCTGATAAATTGATTATGATTGGATATTTGGCAAAAAGTACAAACGATGCATCGATATATATAAGAACTAAAAGGAATGATATTAATTTTTCAGCAATTTCAGAAAAAATAAAAAAGTTAGGTTATCAAGTTGGAGGTAAAAATCAAGCAAATAATAACGTAATAGGAGTTGAAATTAAACCTGAATCTCTTAATGAAGCATATAATAATATTGTTGAAGTTATTAAGAAAGAACTAAGTTAA